A stretch of Mucilaginibacter terrae DNA encodes these proteins:
- a CDS encoding PH domain-containing protein, which produces MIEKFLNDQQDPKAVEKVYSRLVELLPPGEETLYIATQKKPLVNLLPDTIVITNRRVLFFTPANLGLSLKFIDFIWKDIADVNMKEEIIGAVFTIKTTQGAEMGVDYLPKSQGRKLYQYSQECRENERKREELQKIQHTPPPPRPVEKPAEEPAKPVFEAPAPAPQPVTPPPAPAPSPVVEAKPDELTEKLKKLKMLFDNGLISQEEYNQKKMELLSDL; this is translated from the coding sequence ATGATTGAAAAATTTTTAAACGACCAGCAAGACCCTAAAGCAGTTGAGAAAGTATACTCACGTTTGGTAGAGTTATTACCTCCCGGCGAAGAAACCTTATATATTGCCACGCAGAAGAAACCACTGGTTAACCTCCTGCCCGATACCATTGTGATCACCAACCGCAGGGTGTTATTTTTTACGCCGGCCAACCTTGGCCTATCCTTAAAATTCATCGACTTTATATGGAAAGACATTGCCGACGTAAACATGAAAGAAGAAATTATTGGCGCTGTGTTTACCATAAAAACTACACAAGGTGCCGAAATGGGTGTTGATTACCTGCCCAAATCACAAGGCCGTAAATTATACCAATATTCGCAGGAGTGCCGCGAAAATGAGCGCAAGCGTGAGGAGTTGCAAAAAATTCAGCATACCCCGCCACCGCCACGCCCGGTTGAAAAACCTGCGGAAGAACCGGCCAAACCTGTGTTTGAAGCACCCGCCCCTGCGCCGCAGCCTGTTACTCCGCCGCCTGCACCGGCTCCGTCCCCTGTGGTTGAAGCCAAGCCAGATGAGTTGACCGAAAAACTCAAAAAGCTGAAAATGCTGTTTGATAACGGGTTGATCTCGCAAGAGGAATACAATCAAAAGAAAATGGAATTATTGAGCGACTTGTAG
- a CDS encoding aminotransferase class IV — protein sequence MYYAAINNQFMPAADAKLQVSDLAIHRGYAIFDFFKTIGGAPVFIEDHLDRFYGSAQAMRLNVNYNCDELKASVRKLMDKNNLPDSGIRLTLTGGFSEDGYTLAKSNLIITQQEIKVKPLNNDGIKLITYPHLRQFAGAKTIDYQMAIWLQPQMREQGADDILYHHNNIVRECPRSNFFIVTHNNEVLTTGTDVLNGIIRKQVLGLTVDGFTVAERNVTLDDIRNCAEAFITSTTKNILPVTQIDGRTIGDGKAGQITTLLSEKIEDLITAHTGW from the coding sequence ATGTATTACGCTGCCATCAACAACCAATTTATGCCCGCGGCCGATGCCAAACTCCAGGTAAGCGATTTAGCCATACACCGCGGTTACGCCATATTTGATTTCTTTAAAACTATAGGCGGTGCACCTGTTTTTATTGAAGACCATCTTGATCGGTTTTACGGCTCGGCCCAAGCCATGCGCTTAAACGTTAATTACAACTGCGACGAGCTGAAGGCCAGCGTACGTAAGCTGATGGACAAGAATAACCTCCCCGATTCGGGCATACGCCTCACGCTTACTGGCGGCTTTTCGGAAGATGGTTACACGCTTGCTAAAAGCAACCTCATCATTACCCAGCAGGAAATCAAAGTAAAACCTTTGAACAACGATGGCATTAAGCTCATCACCTACCCTCACCTGCGCCAGTTTGCCGGGGCCAAAACCATCGACTATCAAATGGCCATATGGCTGCAACCGCAAATGCGCGAACAAGGTGCCGACGATATACTCTACCACCATAACAACATCGTGCGCGAATGCCCACGTTCTAACTTCTTTATTGTAACGCACAATAACGAGGTTTTAACTACCGGAACCGATGTATTAAATGGCATTATACGCAAACAGGTACTTGGCCTTACGGTCGATGGTTTTACTGTGGCCGAACGCAATGTTACGCTTGACGATATACGGAATTGTGCAGAAGCATTTATTACCAGCACTACCAAAAATATTTTGCCGGTAACGCAAATTGATGGTCGTACCATTGGTGATGGTAAGGCTGGCCAAATTACCACCCTCCTTTCTGAAAAAATTGAAGACCTGATTACTGCTCACACCGGCTGGTAA
- a CDS encoding RES family NAD+ phosphorylase, whose translation MLLYRISKCTYINDLSGTGARLYGGRWNNIGRPMVYTASSRSLAVLEVLVHLPPTIIPDDFCQITLDVPNDVQVLDIDALPENWQDYPEPSLLKSMGDAFLKLNKHLLLKVPSAIVKEEFNYLLNPMHPKAHLVKIVEQKVFNFDERLL comes from the coding sequence ATGCTGCTGTACCGTATATCAAAATGCACTTATATTAATGATTTAAGCGGCACAGGTGCCCGCCTCTACGGCGGCCGCTGGAACAATATTGGCCGCCCTATGGTTTATACGGCATCGTCGCGCTCATTGGCAGTGCTCGAAGTGCTGGTACATTTACCCCCAACCATTATCCCCGATGATTTTTGCCAGATTACCCTTGATGTGCCTAATGATGTACAGGTGCTCGACATAGATGCCCTACCTGAAAACTGGCAGGATTATCCTGAACCGTCCTTACTCAAATCAATGGGGGATGCTTTTTTAAAGTTGAACAAACATTTGCTATTAAAAGTACCATCGGCTATTGTTAAGGAGGAGTTTAATTACCTGCTTAACCCCATGCATCCTAAAGCTCATTTGGTAAAAATTGTGGAGCAAAAGGTGTTTAATTTTGATGAAAGGTTGTTGTAG
- the parS gene encoding type II RES/Xre toxin-antitoxin system antitoxin: MSYSKKHIDQNEVHEPMAAYITTDSVTSFYNLLTGVNPGKASSDFDVVRLARQGLPKKVLTTLAQKISLTLQELAGIMHINERTLQRYDDDTVVKTEYAEKAVELARLYTRGEEVFGSMDKFKRWMKTPSHIFKGESPVSLLDTSIGFDLVLRELGRIEHGIFA; this comes from the coding sequence ATGTCGTATAGTAAAAAACATATTGATCAAAATGAGGTTCATGAACCAATGGCTGCTTACATCACCACTGATAGTGTAACCTCATTTTATAATTTGCTTACCGGCGTAAATCCCGGTAAAGCATCTTCTGATTTTGATGTTGTGCGTTTGGCCCGCCAGGGCTTGCCCAAAAAGGTATTAACCACTTTGGCGCAAAAAATCTCTTTAACCCTGCAAGAGCTTGCCGGTATTATGCATATTAACGAGCGCACTTTGCAACGTTACGATGATGATACCGTAGTTAAGACCGAGTATGCCGAAAAGGCCGTTGAACTTGCCCGCCTCTATACCCGAGGTGAGGAGGTATTTGGCTCTATGGATAAATTTAAACGCTGGATGAAAACCCCGAGCCACATATTTAAAGGTGAGTCACCGGTTTCGCTATTGGATACCTCTATAGGTTTTGATTTGGTTTTACGCGAGTTGGGCCGTATTGAGCATGGTATTTTTGCCTGA
- the rpsA gene encoding 30S ribosomal protein S1, protein MAKKQEAEKELKSKQAELETVGTVTEKENIESEADSISIDEIKSKIAVAPQADFDWDADEKKFGNYSDEDRQKLEQMYDGTFNSINQGEIISGIVVNINNKDVVLNIGFKSDGMVSLSEFRDMPDLKIGDEVDVFVESQEDANGQLVLSRKRAKTQKSWERINDALTNDEIITGFVKSRTKGGLIVDIMGVEAFLPGSQIDIKPIRDYDIYVGKTMEFKVVKINHEFKNVVVSHKVLIEDDLENQKIEIVARLEKGQVLEGTVKNITDFGVFIDLGGVDGLLHITDISWGRIEHPKEVLALDQKINVVVLDFDDEKKRIALGLKQLTPHPWQNLDEAIQVGSHVKGKIVTVADYGAFLEITPGVEGLIHVSEMSWSQNLRNPQEFLKVGDEVEAQVLTLDREERKMSLGIKQLTPDPWQNAGDRYAVGTQHVATVKNMTNFGVFVELEDGIDGLIHISDLSWSKKVNHPNEFTKVGEKLDVVVLELDIENRKLSLGHKQLEENPWDTFETIFTVDSVHEGTVLKVTDKGAVVALPYGVEGFAPTKHLVKEDGKSLKAEETAEFKIIEFGKDNKRIVISHSRIWEDIRSEARVTDFENRKKEAKAANSAVKKVKESVEKSTLGDLSVLAQLKEQMEGAENKARKSNEDSN, encoded by the coding sequence ATGGCAAAAAAACAAGAAGCAGAAAAAGAATTAAAGTCTAAACAGGCTGAACTGGAGACAGTTGGTACTGTTACAGAAAAAGAAAACATTGAGTCAGAAGCTGATTCAATTTCAATTGATGAAATCAAATCTAAAATCGCAGTTGCACCTCAGGCAGATTTTGACTGGGACGCTGACGAAAAAAAGTTTGGTAACTACAGCGACGAAGATCGTCAGAAATTAGAGCAAATGTACGATGGTACTTTCAACTCTATTAACCAGGGAGAAATTATCTCGGGTATTGTAGTAAACATCAATAACAAAGACGTGGTATTAAACATCGGTTTTAAATCTGATGGTATGGTATCATTGTCAGAGTTCCGTGATATGCCTGATCTGAAGATCGGCGATGAAGTTGACGTATTTGTTGAGTCGCAGGAAGATGCTAACGGTCAGTTAGTGTTATCGCGCAAACGTGCTAAAACTCAAAAATCATGGGAGCGCATTAATGATGCATTAACTAACGATGAGATCATCACTGGCTTTGTGAAGAGCCGTACTAAAGGTGGTTTAATTGTTGATATAATGGGCGTAGAAGCCTTCTTACCTGGTTCACAAATTGATATCAAGCCTATCCGCGATTACGATATCTATGTGGGCAAAACCATGGAGTTCAAAGTTGTTAAGATCAACCACGAGTTTAAAAACGTAGTGGTATCGCACAAAGTGCTGATTGAAGACGATTTGGAAAACCAAAAAATTGAAATTGTTGCACGCCTTGAAAAAGGTCAGGTATTGGAAGGTACCGTTAAAAACATTACCGATTTCGGTGTATTCATCGACCTTGGTGGCGTAGACGGCTTACTGCACATTACCGATATATCTTGGGGCCGCATAGAGCATCCGAAAGAAGTATTGGCTTTAGACCAGAAAATCAACGTTGTTGTTCTTGACTTTGATGACGAGAAAAAACGTATCGCTCTGGGCTTAAAACAATTAACTCCACATCCTTGGCAAAACCTTGACGAAGCTATCCAGGTAGGTTCGCATGTAAAAGGTAAAATTGTTACCGTGGCTGATTACGGCGCATTCCTTGAAATCACTCCAGGTGTTGAAGGTTTGATCCACGTATCAGAAATGTCATGGTCACAAAACCTGCGCAATCCTCAGGAATTCCTGAAAGTTGGTGACGAAGTTGAAGCTCAAGTTTTAACTTTAGACCGCGAAGAGCGCAAAATGAGCTTAGGTATTAAACAATTAACGCCTGATCCATGGCAAAATGCAGGTGACCGCTACGCAGTAGGTACCCAGCACGTTGCCACCGTTAAAAACATGACCAACTTTGGTGTGTTTGTTGAACTGGAAGACGGAATTGATGGTTTGATCCACATCTCTGATTTATCATGGTCTAAAAAAGTTAATCACCCTAACGAGTTTACTAAAGTAGGCGAGAAATTAGACGTGGTTGTTTTAGAGCTTGACATCGAGAACCGTAAATTAAGCTTAGGCCACAAACAACTGGAAGAAAACCCTTGGGATACTTTCGAAACTATCTTCACCGTTGATTCAGTTCATGAAGGTACCGTATTGAAAGTAACTGATAAAGGTGCTGTTGTAGCTCTTCCTTATGGTGTTGAAGGCTTTGCTCCTACCAAACACTTAGTAAAAGAAGACGGTAAATCTTTAAAAGCTGAAGAAACTGCCGAATTCAAAATCATCGAGTTTGGTAAAGACAACAAACGTATCGTTATCTCTCACTCACGTATTTGGGAAGATATTCGTTCTGAAGCCAGAGTAACTGACTTTGAAAACCGTAAAAAAGAAGCGAAAGCTGCTAACAGCGCGGTTAAAAAAGTTAAAGAATCTGTTGAGAAATCAACCCTTGGCGATCTGAGCGTATTAGCTCAATTAAAAGAGCAGATGGAAGGTGCTGAAAACAAAGCACGCAAATCTAACGAGGATTCAAACTAA
- a CDS encoding LuxE/PaaK family acyltransferase: MQKPQQQQIFSISNNQQFTQAALQVFRHQAQNNAVYRQFINGLQINIDAVTQLADIPFLPIEFFKQHTVVSSNAEPEVTFTSSGTTGMITSSHYITDVSWYIQSFRAAFKLFYGDIKQYCVLALLPAYLQRGGSSLVYMADDLIKQSGHPNSGFYLYNYEELHQQLTKLKKAGTPTLLIGVTFALLDFVELFTMDFPELIVMETGGMKGRRKEMIREELHSILCNGFGVNAIHSEYGMTELLSQAYSNGQGIFNCPPWMRIQTRDTNDPLSPLATSQTGGINVIDLANINSCSFIATQDLGKVYKNGSFEILGRFDASDIRGCNLLVG, translated from the coding sequence ATGCAAAAGCCGCAACAGCAGCAAATATTTTCTATCAGCAATAACCAGCAATTTACCCAGGCAGCCTTGCAGGTATTCAGGCATCAGGCTCAAAATAACGCGGTTTACCGGCAATTTATTAATGGATTGCAGATTAATATTGATGCGGTTACTCAACTTGCCGATATTCCGTTTTTACCCATCGAGTTTTTTAAACAGCATACGGTAGTAAGCAGTAATGCCGAACCTGAGGTAACGTTTACCAGTTCGGGCACTACGGGTATGATTACCAGCAGCCATTACATAACCGATGTAAGTTGGTACATACAAAGCTTCAGAGCAGCGTTTAAGCTGTTTTATGGAGATATTAAACAATACTGTGTTCTGGCCTTGCTGCCGGCCTATTTACAGCGTGGCGGCTCCTCATTAGTTTACATGGCCGATGATCTGATCAAGCAATCAGGCCACCCCAACAGTGGCTTTTACCTTTACAACTATGAGGAACTGCATCAGCAACTTACCAAGCTAAAAAAAGCGGGTACACCTACTCTGCTCATAGGTGTTACATTTGCCCTGTTAGATTTTGTGGAACTCTTTACTATGGATTTCCCTGAACTGATTGTGATGGAAACCGGCGGCATGAAAGGCCGTCGTAAAGAAATGATACGCGAGGAATTGCACAGCATATTATGTAACGGATTTGGGGTTAATGCCATTCACTCCGAATACGGCATGACCGAACTCCTCTCGCAAGCCTACTCCAACGGCCAGGGCATTTTTAACTGTCCGCCCTGGATGCGCATCCAAACCCGCGACACCAACGATCCTCTCAGTCCATTAGCCACCAGCCAAACCGGCGGCATAAACGTAATTGATTTAGCTAACATCAACTCCTGTTCGTTTATTGCCACGCAGGATTTGGGCAAGGTGTATAAAAATGGCTCATTTGAGATTTTGGGCAGATTTGATGCTTCGGATATCAGAGGGTGTAATTTATTGGTGGGGTAA
- a CDS encoding lipid-binding SYLF domain-containing protein, with protein MKLFKFLMVPALLSAMLVLASATDAGKETERVQNSTKVLTTFANMDETIPEELLKQSEGIVVIPKLINAGFGIGGKRGKGIATVKLADGTWSNPVFVTLTGGSIGFQIGVQSVDLVLVFKHKGVLTKVKNGDFTIGGDISAAAGPVGRSSTASTDHKLEAEVYSYSRSRGLFAGISINGSNLAIDKTSNANFYGSGTTSQQIFETSKTASTAVVEFKTALKGL; from the coding sequence ATGAAACTTTTTAAATTTTTAATGGTACCTGCGCTGCTGAGTGCAATGCTGGTACTGGCTTCGGCTACTGATGCCGGTAAGGAAACCGAGCGTGTTCAAAACTCCACCAAAGTGCTCACCACCTTTGCCAATATGGACGAAACTATACCCGAAGAATTGCTAAAGCAAAGCGAAGGTATAGTGGTAATACCTAAATTAATTAATGCCGGCTTTGGTATTGGCGGCAAACGTGGCAAAGGGATAGCCACCGTTAAACTGGCCGATGGCACCTGGAGTAATCCGGTATTTGTTACGCTCACAGGCGGCAGTATTGGTTTCCAGATCGGTGTACAATCGGTTGACCTGGTACTGGTGTTTAAACACAAAGGCGTGCTAACCAAGGTTAAAAATGGCGATTTCACCATTGGTGGCGATATTTCGGCCGCAGCAGGACCGGTTGGCCGTAGTTCAACTGCCAGTACCGATCATAAACTTGAGGCCGAAGTTTACTCGTACTCACGCAGCCGTGGATTGTTTGCCGGTATCAGTATCAATGGTTCAAACCTGGCTATCGATAAAACTTCGAACGCCAACTTTTACGGATCGGGCACAACCTCGCAGCAAATTTTTGAAACCAGCAAAACCGCTTCAACCGCTGTTGTGGAGTTTAAAACTGCTTTAAAAGGTTTGTAA
- the tyrS gene encoding tyrosine--tRNA ligase yields the protein MSFVEELRWRGMLHDIMPGTEDLLNKGTASGYIGFDPTADSLHVGHLTQIMTLIHFQRAGHKPYALVGGATGMVGDPSGKSAERNLLSEDVLQHNLQSIQKQLEQFLDFDCGPNSAQMVNNYDWFKDFSFLNFIRDVGKHITVNYMMAKDSVKNRLNGDTGMSFTEFTYQLVQGYDFYYLWKHHNCALQMGGSDQWGNIVTGTELIRRKDAGEAFALTTQLIKKADGTKFGKTESGAVWLDTARTSPYQFYQFWLNASDADVKKFIRIFTLLNRETIEALEAEHDLAPHQRALQKALAKDITIRVHGEAAYNKAIQSSEFLFGNTSVEFLNELRDTEIVGIFEGVPNFKIKRADLEAGIGVLDLLAVHANVFPSKGEAKKMIQGGGTAINKVKVPAPEEIYNTDNLINGKFLVVQKGRRNYFLIIAE from the coding sequence ATGAGTTTTGTTGAAGAATTACGCTGGCGCGGCATGCTGCACGATATTATGCCCGGAACCGAGGATTTACTGAATAAAGGTACGGCATCGGGCTATATCGGGTTCGATCCCACGGCCGATTCGCTGCACGTAGGTCACTTAACGCAAATCATGACCCTCATCCACTTTCAGCGTGCGGGGCATAAGCCCTACGCGTTGGTTGGCGGTGCTACCGGCATGGTGGGCGATCCGTCGGGTAAATCGGCCGAGCGTAACTTGCTTTCTGAAGATGTATTGCAGCATAACCTGCAAAGTATTCAAAAACAGCTGGAGCAATTTTTGGATTTTGATTGCGGCCCTAACAGCGCCCAAATGGTAAATAACTACGATTGGTTTAAAGATTTTTCGTTCCTGAACTTTATTCGCGATGTGGGTAAACACATTACCGTAAATTACATGATGGCCAAAGACTCGGTTAAAAACCGTTTAAATGGCGATACGGGCATGTCGTTTACCGAATTTACTTACCAGTTGGTGCAGGGTTACGATTTTTATTACCTCTGGAAACATCATAACTGTGCCCTGCAAATGGGCGGTAGCGACCAATGGGGTAACATTGTAACCGGTACGGAGTTAATTCGTCGTAAAGATGCCGGTGAAGCTTTTGCCTTAACCACCCAGTTAATTAAAAAAGCCGACGGTACCAAGTTTGGCAAAACCGAAAGCGGTGCTGTATGGTTAGATACCGCCCGCACATCGCCCTACCAGTTTTACCAGTTTTGGTTAAATGCCAGCGATGCCGACGTGAAAAAGTTCATCCGCATATTTACGCTGTTAAATCGTGAAACCATTGAGGCCTTAGAGGCTGAGCATGATTTAGCACCACATCAGCGTGCTTTGCAAAAAGCTTTGGCTAAGGATATTACCATCCGCGTGCATGGTGAGGCGGCTTATAACAAGGCTATACAATCGTCAGAGTTTTTGTTCGGAAACACAAGTGTTGAATTTTTGAATGAATTAAGGGACACAGAAATTGTAGGGATTTTTGAAGGTGTTCCGAACTTTAAAATAAAGCGTGCTGACCTTGAAGCAGGTATCGGAGTTTTGGATTTACTTGCAGTTCATGCTAATGTTTTTCCATCGAAAGGAGAAGCTAAAAAAATGATTCAAGGAGGGGGGACTGCTATTAATAAAGTAAAAGTACCAGCTCCAGAAGAAATCTATAATACAGATAATCTTATTAATGGGAAGTTTTTAGTAGTACAAAAGGGAAGAAGAAATTATTTTTTAATTATTGCCGAATAA
- a CDS encoding RNA polymerase sigma factor — MEKAFVDMLNRHRGIIYKVCNLYCNEPDDKQDLFQEITLQLWKAFPAFRQQAQQSTWMYRVALNTAISNFRKENRRPRLNPLSELDFSIPDDYPPNQKNEQLNELMQAIAKLNAVEKAIIMLYLEEKSYDEIADITGITKNNVGVKLNRIKLKLETLLKP, encoded by the coding sequence ATGGAAAAGGCCTTTGTTGATATGCTTAACCGGCATAGGGGTATAATTTATAAAGTATGCAACCTGTATTGTAACGAACCTGATGATAAGCAGGATTTGTTTCAGGAGATAACCCTGCAATTATGGAAGGCTTTCCCGGCATTCAGGCAGCAGGCTCAGCAATCAACCTGGATGTACCGCGTTGCCTTAAACACGGCCATATCAAACTTCAGAAAAGAAAACAGGCGGCCGAGGTTAAACCCACTTTCTGAGCTGGATTTTAGCATACCCGACGATTATCCCCCCAACCAAAAAAACGAACAATTGAACGAACTGATGCAGGCCATAGCTAAGCTCAACGCTGTAGAAAAAGCCATCATCATGCTCTACCTCGAAGAGAAAAGTTACGATGAAATAGCTGATATAACCGGCATTACCAAAAACAATGTAGGCGTAAAGCTCAACCGCATAAAACTAAAATTAGAAACCCTTTTAAAACCATAA
- a CDS encoding GLPGLI family protein — protein sequence MKLKLFTTILLANLAVAAQAQKADTAQVIVHYKFTHVRDTTARDKPLNENMVLLVGRNASAYKSYDRKLREEQMRRSVMEQVNSGSTNFKLTSPGGPMGPNIEYYQYPNDNKFYINERVVNNYVIEEAMPAPAWKITADTSTIKGLACQKATTHFKGRDYTAWFCADLPYRVGPWKLNGLPGLIVEAYDAKKEVLFNFDGLEKVDPTAKATNEADQLSATGRTIIVGAMGGDGNQNPNVIALPKNAIKTTPKELSELKEIMRKDPQAFMQSQIAAMGGGRSFSMNSGGAAGSPVISSVSVQRAPAGTAAVINNPIELPEKGAKK from the coding sequence ATGAAACTTAAACTTTTCACCACAATTTTACTTGCTAACCTGGCTGTTGCAGCCCAGGCGCAAAAGGCCGATACTGCCCAGGTCATCGTTCATTACAAATTTACGCATGTGCGCGACACTACCGCGCGAGACAAGCCCCTGAATGAAAACATGGTGTTGCTGGTAGGGCGTAATGCAAGTGCTTATAAAAGCTACGACCGCAAACTGCGCGAGGAGCAAATGCGCAGGTCGGTAATGGAGCAGGTAAATTCCGGATCTACCAACTTTAAGCTTACCAGCCCCGGTGGACCAATGGGACCCAACATTGAATACTATCAGTATCCTAACGATAACAAATTTTATATTAATGAGCGTGTGGTAAACAACTATGTTATTGAAGAGGCTATGCCCGCCCCGGCCTGGAAAATTACTGCCGACACGAGTACCATTAAAGGCCTGGCTTGCCAAAAAGCTACCACTCATTTTAAAGGACGTGATTATACCGCCTGGTTTTGTGCTGATCTACCTTACCGCGTTGGTCCGTGGAAACTGAACGGCTTGCCAGGGCTCATTGTAGAAGCCTATGATGCTAAAAAAGAGGTCTTATTTAATTTTGATGGTTTGGAAAAGGTTGACCCAACTGCCAAAGCTACAAATGAGGCCGACCAGTTGAGTGCTACTGGCCGTACCATTATTGTTGGTGCAATGGGCGGTGATGGCAACCAAAATCCCAACGTAATAGCTTTACCTAAAAACGCCATTAAAACCACACCTAAGGAACTTAGCGAATTAAAGGAAATTATGCGTAAAGACCCGCAGGCTTTCATGCAATCGCAAATAGCAGCAATGGGTGGCGGTCGCAGCTTTTCGATGAATAGTGGAGGTGCAGCCGGTTCTCCGGTAATATCGAGCGTAAGCGTTCAACGTGCACCGGCCGGTACGGCTGCTGTGATAAATAATCCTATTGAACTACCCGAAAAAGGCGCTAAAAAATGA